A part of Olleya sp. Bg11-27 genomic DNA contains:
- the ytxJ gene encoding bacillithiol system redox-active protein YtxJ: MFGKLFGGSKEPKEKKILPWKNLTTVSQLDDIAKLSKEKTQVIFKHSTRCGISSMVMNQFVAAFDLDINLDLYYLDLLNYREVSNEAGYKFQVMHQSPQLLVIKNGVAVAHASHGAINEIDLFKFV, from the coding sequence ATGTTTGGAAAATTATTTGGTGGTTCTAAAGAGCCAAAAGAAAAGAAAATACTGCCTTGGAAAAATTTAACTACGGTTAGTCAGTTGGATGACATTGCTAAATTGTCTAAAGAGAAAACACAGGTGATATTTAAGCATTCTACAAGATGTGGTATTAGTAGTATGGTTATGAATCAGTTTGTCGCTGCTTTTGATTTGGATATAAATTTAGATTTATATTATTTAGATTTATTAAATTACAGAGAGGTGTCTAATGAGGCTGGCTATAAATTTCAGGTGATGCACCAATCGCCACAGTTATTGGTGATAAAAAATGGAGTAGCGGTTGCGCATGCTAGTCATGGCGCTATAAATGAAATTGACTTATTTAAATTTGTTTAA
- a CDS encoding DUF3124 domain-containing protein, producing MKYVVLFIIVLTSFSCETKDENAYVPSNNWKAMQWNKPLTDSLLVSGSTYLSVYSQIYSVTEHKTHNLTATVSLRNINKKDTIFIKEADFYNTNGDLIKAYFTETIYVKPMQTIEIVINERDIEGGTGANFVFDWIAAKDVKPPYFEAVQISTSGQQGLSFTTTGVEIE from the coding sequence ATGAAATATGTAGTACTATTTATTATTGTATTAACGTCTTTTAGTTGCGAAACTAAAGATGAAAACGCTTACGTACCCTCTAATAATTGGAAAGCTATGCAATGGAATAAACCGTTAACGGACTCGTTATTAGTGTCGGGATCAACTTATTTATCAGTTTATTCTCAAATTTATAGTGTTACGGAACATAAAACACATAATTTAACAGCTACAGTAAGTTTAAGAAATATTAATAAAAAGGATACTATTTTTATAAAGGAAGCTGATTTTTATAATACTAATGGCGATTTAATTAAAGCCTATTTTACAGAGACAATTTATGTTAAGCCTATGCAGACTATAGAGATTGTCATAAATGAAAGAGATATTGAAGGCGGAACAGGTGCTAATTTTGTATTTGATTGGATTGCCGCTAAAGATGTTAAACCCCCTTATTTTGAAGCCGTACAGATATCGACCTCTGGTCAACAAGGCTTATCTTTTACGACTACAGGTGTTGAAATAGAGTAA
- the clpB gene encoding ATP-dependent chaperone ClpB, giving the protein MNPDNYTIKSKEAIQRAQQIAQSYGHQQIENEHFFKAIFEVDENVLPFILKKLNVNLNVLELALDKQLESFPKVTGADLMLSREASKTLNEASIIAKAMNDDYVSIEHFILAVFKSNSKIAQMLKDQSVTEKGLKAAIDELRKGDRVTSQSQEETYNSLNKYAKNLNKLARDGKLDPVIGRDEEIRRILQILSRRTKNNPILVGEPGTGKTAIAEGLAHRIVDGDVPENLVDKQIFALDMGALIAGAKFKGEFEERLKAVIKEVTESDGDIVLFIDEIHTLVGAGGGQGAMDAANILKPALARGELRAIGATTLDEYQKYFEKDKALERRFQKVMVNEPDTESAISILRGIKEKYEAHHKVRIKDDAIIGAVELSQRYITNRFLPDKAIDLMDEAAAKMRMEINSKPEELDVLDRKVMQLEIEIEAIKREKDESKLKTLRSDLANLKEERNEINAKWISEKEVVDNIQNRKQDIENFKLEAEKAERDGDYGKVAELRYGKIKEAQEELEKLQKDLADNQSENSLIKEEVTYEDIAEVVAKWTGIPVTKMLQGDREKLLNLENELHKRVVGQEEAIVAVSDAVRRSRAGLQNPSKPIGTFLFLGTTGVGKTELAKALAEYLFDDESAMTRIDMSEYQERHAVSRLVGAPPGYVGYDEGGQLTEAVRRKPYSVVLLDEIEKAHPDTFNILLQVLDEGHLTDNKGRTADFKNTIIIMTSNMGSQIIQERFDAVKDVDTAMEGAKVDVLALLKQTVRPEFINRIDDIIMFTPLTKDSITQIVGLQLKGLSKMIGKQGITFDATPEAIAYLAEKGYDPEYGARPVKRVIQKEVLNQLSREILSGKVTTDSIILLDAFDGELVFRNQEALVTENV; this is encoded by the coding sequence ATGAACCCAGATAATTATACAATCAAATCGAAAGAAGCCATACAACGCGCTCAGCAGATTGCGCAAAGTTATGGTCATCAACAAATAGAAAATGAACACTTTTTTAAAGCCATTTTTGAGGTTGATGAAAACGTATTACCATTCATCCTAAAAAAATTGAATGTCAATCTTAATGTTTTAGAATTAGCATTAGATAAGCAATTAGAAAGTTTTCCTAAAGTTACAGGAGCAGATTTAATGCTGTCTCGTGAAGCTAGCAAAACCCTAAACGAAGCATCAATTATTGCAAAAGCAATGAATGACGACTACGTCTCTATTGAGCATTTTATTTTAGCTGTTTTTAAATCAAACAGTAAAATAGCACAAATGCTTAAAGACCAAAGTGTGACAGAAAAAGGTTTAAAAGCAGCGATAGACGAATTAAGAAAAGGAGACCGTGTTACCTCACAAAGTCAAGAGGAAACCTACAACTCCCTAAATAAATACGCTAAAAATTTAAACAAATTAGCCAGAGACGGAAAATTAGATCCTGTTATTGGTCGTGATGAGGAAATTAGAAGAATCCTTCAAATTTTATCACGTCGTACAAAAAACAACCCCATCTTAGTTGGTGAGCCAGGAACTGGTAAAACTGCTATTGCTGAAGGATTAGCACATAGAATCGTAGATGGTGACGTCCCTGAAAACCTAGTCGACAAGCAAATTTTCGCATTAGACATGGGCGCATTAATTGCAGGTGCTAAATTTAAAGGAGAATTTGAAGAACGCCTAAAAGCAGTTATTAAAGAAGTAACAGAAAGTGATGGCGATATCGTACTATTTATTGACGAAATTCACACATTAGTTGGCGCTGGTGGTGGACAAGGTGCAATGGATGCCGCAAATATTTTAAAACCCGCTTTAGCTCGTGGAGAATTGCGAGCTATTGGAGCAACCACTTTAGACGAGTATCAAAAGTACTTTGAGAAAGACAAAGCCTTAGAGCGTCGTTTCCAGAAAGTAATGGTTAATGAGCCTGATACCGAAAGTGCCATTTCTATTTTAAGAGGAATAAAAGAAAAATACGAAGCACACCATAAAGTACGTATAAAAGATGATGCTATTATTGGTGCTGTAGAGTTGTCTCAACGTTACATTACTAACAGATTTCTTCCAGATAAAGCCATTGACTTAATGGATGAAGCTGCTGCTAAAATGCGTATGGAAATCAACTCTAAACCAGAAGAATTAGATGTTCTGGATAGAAAAGTGATGCAATTAGAGATTGAAATTGAAGCTATTAAGAGAGAGAAAGATGAAAGTAAATTAAAAACATTACGATCAGACTTAGCGAACTTAAAAGAAGAACGTAACGAAATCAATGCTAAATGGATTAGCGAAAAAGAAGTTGTAGACAACATACAAAACAGAAAGCAAGATATCGAAAACTTTAAACTTGAAGCTGAAAAAGCAGAGCGCGATGGAGATTATGGTAAGGTTGCGGAGTTACGTTACGGTAAGATTAAAGAAGCTCAAGAAGAATTAGAAAAATTACAGAAAGATTTAGCTGATAACCAATCTGAGAATTCATTAATAAAAGAAGAAGTCACTTATGAGGACATTGCAGAAGTCGTTGCTAAATGGACAGGAATCCCAGTAACTAAAATGCTACAAGGCGATCGTGAAAAACTATTAAATCTTGAAAACGAACTGCACAAACGCGTCGTTGGTCAAGAAGAAGCTATTGTTGCGGTGAGTGACGCTGTAAGACGTAGTCGTGCAGGTTTGCAAAATCCATCAAAGCCAATCGGAACCTTCCTGTTTTTAGGAACAACTGGTGTTGGTAAAACGGAATTAGCAAAAGCATTAGCCGAATATCTGTTTGATGACGAAAGCGCAATGACTAGAATTGATATGAGTGAGTACCAAGAGCGTCATGCTGTAAGCAGATTAGTTGGTGCACCTCCAGGATATGTTGGTTATGACGAAGGTGGACAATTAACCGAAGCGGTTAGACGCAAACCTTATTCTGTAGTCCTTTTAGACGAAATTGAAAAAGCACATCCTGATACGTTTAATATATTATTACAAGTCTTAGACGAAGGGCATTTAACAGATAACAAAGGTCGTACTGCCGATTTTAAAAACACCATTATTATCATGACATCCAATATGGGAAGTCAAATAATACAAGAACGTTTTGATGCTGTAAAAGATGTGGATACCGCGATGGAAGGTGCAAAAGTAGATGTATTAGCATTATTAAAACAAACGGTTAGACCTGAGTTTATAAATCGTATTGATGATATTATCATGTTTACACCATTAACCAAAGACAGCATCACGCAAATTGTGGGATTACAATTAAAAGGGCTATCTAAAATGATAGGTAAACAAGGTATTACGTTTGACGCAACACCAGAAGCTATTGCTTACTTAGCAGAGAAAGGATATGATCCAGAATATGGTGCTAGACCTGTAAAACGAGTGATTCAGAAAGAGGTTTTAAATCAATTAAGCCGCGAGATATTATCTGGTAAGGTTACAACAGATAGTATTATTTTATTAGATGCTTTTGATGGCGAGTTAGTCTTTAGAAATCAAGAGGCCTTAGTAACAGAAAACGTGTAA